CGAGAACGGCCAGTTCTTTTTCTCCTTCTATTCTGCTTTCCTCAACTAAATGGATTGCGGTTTTCTCTTTTTCAACTGGTTGATTATTCACCCAAACCTGTTTTTCCCGATCAAACTGATAAATGGAAAGAGTTAGAGTATCTGTAAGAAGAAAACCCATATGGATTAATAAAGGAACAGGAGAGAGTGGGAAAATTTCTGCTGCATCGACTTCTCGGGCCCGAAGTCGCTCACTGAACTTCATGGCCAATTGTTCGTTTTCCTGTTTTCCTTTTTTCCATCCTTCAGAAGTAAAGTCTAAAAATTCATTTTGTTCTTCCACAGCTTCCAAAAGAATATACGGCGCTTCTCCTTCGTATTCAATATCAGTTATTGGTGGGCCTAACTTCTTATGTATCAAAGCAATACTATTTTTCTTCTTTAATTCTGACCAGGAATCGACCCATTTTTCATGGTCTTCTTTCATTTTGAATAACATATCTGGAGGAAACTGTTCTCTTGTATGTTTATCATCAATCAATTTGGAATGTTTATAACACATCAGCATAAGATTGCTGACGTCTTCTAATGTATCGTATGTATACCCATACTCCTCCATGTATTCATGTCGCGCTGCACCTTTTTTGTGGCCAATTATATGAGCTTTTATGCCTGTATTCGTTAATAAACCATTTGTAGAAGACACCAGCCTTTTTGAACATCCTTCAAAAGAGCAGATTCCTCCAGAACTCATCCAAAGATAGTTTTGTTCTGCACTACTTAAAGACCGTCTACCATTCGGATTATTTAACTCACTCATAATTTTTTTCTCCCCTCAACTCAATAATTCTTTCGTTGTCACGGTCAGCACCCCAAACTTTTGTGCCCTGAGTGCCGACTATCACAAAGAATAAGTAGTCGGATTCAAAGCTCAAATTCATAATCCTGTTCCAGTCCGTCATATCTACTATCGAAGGATGGGGGATTGTTTCAGGATGCGTATGCCATTCGCCCAAATAAAAACATCGACCATCTGAAGCAGCCCATTCAGTATCAAAATACGCTTGATGTGCTGCAGGTTTTCGTTTAAAATAAGCTCTCTTTCTGATATCGGAAAACATAGGTTCAGAAACATTATCTATTATAAAATCATTACTCTCAAACAGAATCCTTCCAATTAAAATGCCGCCTGCTTCTGTATCTTTTTTCTGGAGTTGCCTATACTTTCTCATCTTTTCCAGAGCTTCTGGCCGAATTAACAGTTTTCGACCATCGGGGAGTGGAAAAATCATTTCTTTCATCACATAATTCCTCCTAAAAAGAACATACAGGACACTCCAAATCTTTGTACATTAGGCGAGAAGCGTGTAGTTCTTCTTCCGTTAATGCATAACGCGAAGTAGAATGGAATCCCTGACTGAGAAAGGTTTGTCCATCGCCTTTCCAGGAAAGCAGCGGATTGTCTATTATTTCTTGAGTCAACACCTTTATACCCGTTGCCGCAGTAAGAATTGCTGTGCGCTCGCTATCTAAAAAATTGTATGGAGTAAAAACAGAACCGCATCCTGTTACCGCTTTTGAAAACTCTTGAAAAGGTTCTGCGAATGCTGATCGATTATATATAGGATCGTCTTCTTCAGGTTTGAAAAGGCATTGGTAACAGCCCTGTTTCACCTGATTAGCTGTAACCAATACATGCCCACCAATTCCTAAAGGCTCTACCCATGTATAAAGCACCGGAGGAGAGTCTTGGAGCCTTAGCATATGTCGATTTATTTGCATTTCTTGATTTGGCATGCCAATTGAGACTACCACTAAATCTACTTTTGACCAATCAAACAATTCTTCTTTTAAACAATCTGAAAAATTTTTAGCATACTCTTTTACTGTTGTAAAAGGGTATTTTTGTTGAATTTCTTCGGCAAGGGCATGGACTTTAAATTGGTGAAGTAATCCTCTACCTTCTGATAATTGAAAAACTCGATTGCTTCCCAGAGCATGACGGTGAACATTTTCCAGTTCCATTATATCGTGATCAACAAGCGATATTTTTTCTACTCCAGCTTTAGCAAAACGTACGGCAATCTCACTACCAATGGACCCTGCTCCCACAATCAAGACATGCTTGTTCATCAAAGTAGTATTTCCGCCTGTTCGATTCAGCATGTGGGATGGATGCCATCTACTGATAGTTGCTTTTATCTTTTTTAAATTTTTACACCTTAATATAAATGGATGAAACGGAATTTTCTTTGCAGAACCTTTTATTGAAAACTCGTTGTCATAAAATGCATAGCTAAACAAAACAACATTTCCGTTGGATGTTGGTAATCCAATTATCACAAAATCAAATTTAGTATTAAATTTTTTCGATTTCTTTTGAACCAAGGAACGAAAGACTTTTTGATTTTCAGAAGAAAGATTGCCCATAATGTTTTGTTTAATAGTCGCATGAGACCATTCTGTATCTTTGATTGGTGGCATGAAGAAGGTGTTTTTTTCTAGTGGAAAGTAAATACATCTGCAATTAACTGAACCTGTTCTATCGGTTTGAAAGATATTTTCAATGGCGAAACTTAAATTCTCATTCTCTTCTGAAGCAAAAATGGAGTAATTCCCTCCTATTTCCTTTAACCATAAATCTAGATGTCTTACTGTTTGGTTTTGGGTATCGATGCAGGAATAAATTTTCATTTCAGCACCATTACGCCAGTATGCTTCAAACTCAAGTAAATAATCTTCTTTGTTTTCACCATATAATCCTTTTTCCATTAAATCTATGACCTTCTCCAAACAATTTATTAAAATGGAAGCAGGGTATCTGGAGTCGAGAATTAGTGATTCATTTCTGGTAAAACAAATCAATCCATCCTCTTCCAGATGAGGAAACGAGCCGAAAAAACCTTCCTTATAGAAAAAGGAAGGAAGTGCATGGGGGAATGTATCCGGAAAACCTACAATAATTTCAGTAGGCTCTCCGTCAATCAGCACGGATAATTTAGCTGTTTCTTTAAGCCCCCTATAATCCATTGGATTAGGTGCTACTAAGGCTTCAAAATCTAAAAGGATATGCTGGTCAAGTAAAGCCAGTTCTTCTTTTAACTCTTTTATTAAAAGTTTCATACCATCACTCGCTCGCCGATTCTGAACTTGGAACAACCGCAGTAGCAACCGATTTTTTCCCTGTATCTGATCTAGGGGGTATTGGAAAGTCACTTCCAAAGTGTTTTTGGAGAAGTTCGGCCGCGTCAACTGGATCCACTTTTTCCTTCGCAGCTTCCAATCCTTTAAGGAGACTTTCCAGCTTCTCTTTGAAGCGCTTCATTTGAGAAGGGGTCATTTTTTCAAATAAATCGGGTCTCGGCTCGACCGGAAGCTGAATTTTTAAACGCGGCATCCATTTGTATTCACCATCGACTTCTACGTATTCATCGGAAAAGTTCCATATCATCTGCTGAACAACATGGATCAAAGCTTCCAAATCCTTGTATGTTCTTTTTCCGTTGAATATATCAACATCCTTCTTGACGCTTAACCACCGATGAACACAGGATGTCAATGCAATACCAGTCGGTTTGCCATTTCCTGCACTGAAATTTTCGTCTTTCCATCGTTTAAGATAGCGAACCAATCGACGAAATTGTTTTCTGTCATCTTCGTCTGAAAGATAATCTTTTATTTCCTTGATCAAGTCTTTTGGATTGGATTCGTCCCACACCTTTTTTTCTGCACTGCTGGTTGGTTTTCCCTTTGCCAAATAAACTTTCCCATTGTTATTCGTAGCTGCATAAACCGTAATATCTACGTGATAACCAGCTTTATAACTTACAGTCACACATGGATTCTTGTAGTTAACATCATCGGTATGACCTTCTACAGCTTTATATACCCATTTTTTAGCCTCTACCGGTTTGGCATCATCCTGAGACATATCGAAGTACAAACCGACGTCAATATCGTAATTTTCATCTAGTGGAACAATCCCGGTGTTCATGGCATATGAGCCCTGATTAAATATGGTGAATGGTTTATGTTCATCTTCAGATAAATTTTCTTTAATACGTTTAATAATGATGTCACGTTTCTCACTTAGCACTTTATTTTCTAGTTTTAATTTGATTGTTTCATGAAAATCAGTGAACTGTTTCTGACATAAAGCCATAGTTTGGATTACCCCCTTAGATAATAGATGAATACAGGTTAAAATAACCTTAACACAGAATTTTCTGACAAACAAGTGTTCTGTTTAAGTAGGTTTTAATTGCTCTCTCCTTCTATTATAAAAGTATAATCTCATTAAATGTAAAAAAGGAAAGTAAATGAGTGGAATGGTACTGATGAATAATAAGTAATTCACCGGAGGTACTTTACTATAAAATATGAACAAAATTACTTCTCTTCTGTTAAATAGTATTATAGTAGAGAGTCAGTGAAATGATAAACAGAAATTATTATGCTGATGGAATCTACAAAACAATATCAAGGACCTAATCAAATTCCGTTAGTGTGATTAACTGTGGTTCTTGGAGGAGGATTTGAATGCTGATAGTAATTCTACACTGTTTGGGTTCATCACCAAAAGTCGTGGGAACCTGTTTCTAAACAAATGCGATGAAACAGGTTTTGCTCATTGCGATACCCATAGCCTCGGCGTTTAATCAGTTTAATTTTGTTGTTTGTGCCCTCCATAATTCCGTTTGAATATGGAGAAACAATGGTATCTAAAAACGCATCATATCGCTGTGTATATGTTTTGATGATCTTCGCAACTGCACCGCAACTGTGAAAGCGAAAGCGATGGATCAACTCATCAAATCTCCTTTTTGCCTGAATCGATTGAATACATCTCCCTGTCCTGAACACGATTCTGACAATTCAAGTCAATTGAATAAAGGAAAGTCAGAAGTGAGTGATGAAAGAATCTTAGTGTGGCTATTACGAATAGTTATTTGTAAGTTGTAAATATTCATAAATGTGTTCAGGACAGGGAGTTTTTCAAAATACAATTAGCACGGAAAGCTTTGGGACAGTCAATATTTACGCTCCAAGAGATGATGATAGTTCGATCACTTCTACTCCTATTTTTGGAGAGTCCACAGGGAATACATCGCCAGGCGGAAGTGTTGGTTCACCTAGCACAGCAAATCCCGGAGGTGTAAAGGTTTTTCTTGATGCTGGACATGGTGGGCATGATGATGGTGCAAGTGGAAATGGATTATTAGAAAAAGATGTGAACCTTATCATCACCCGAAAAGTAGGGGAAATCCTTTCTGCTAATGGAGCGAATGTCAATTATAGACGTGTGTTCGATACGTATTCTACTTTAGATTAAATTGTTCACAAAGCTAACAGCTGGGGAGCGGATTTATTTATCTCGATTCACGGAAACGCGATTAATTCTCCTACTGTTCGAGGAACTGAATGCTTTACTCGTAATGCTTCACAAACTACATGGAATTTATCTAAAAACATTGCCGAGAGCATTTCTACTAACTTGGGTATACCAAATAGAGGTGCGAAAGATAATAACTTCCGCGTAATTACTAATACTACTATGCCAGCTGTGTTAGTCGAAACTGCCTTTTTATCAAACCCTGCGGATGCTTGGCTCTTACGTAATCGACCAGATGACTTTGCGGTAGCAATCGCAACTGAAATTTTGGATTACTTAGGACTACATGATGGGGCACCTGTTTTAACTAAAGAACAGGAACAAAAATTGATTCTAGATGAACGGTCTAACATTGTTGAAAGTTTTAAAGAGTTTTCTTTGCTAGACGCTGTCATTCCAAGTGGTGAATTTATTGATGGACATACCTTCAACTATCCATTTGGACCGTTTGAATTAAACGTAACATTTTCTTCCCGTCTAAAAACGCTTGGTTCTACTGATACAAAATTCACAGTAAAGGATGGGACTATCCAGGGGGCGATTTCTACTCAAATTGAAAGTTTCATTAATGAATTTGGACAGAAATTTGATCTTCAAATAGAGGTAGGAAGTGAAGGGATTGCAATCCACAAGATTATTAATGATGGAGAGATCCAGGCTACTATTGCTAATGATAGTAATAATAATCCCGTAATTAAAGTGATAACAAACATGCAAGATATTCCAGTTCAAGCGGGACTAACCACTTCATTAGCGATTGAATTTGAATTGATCTTTGATCCCAATTTCCCTCCAATGTTAGAAGAGCTTGAAGTAGCAATCAAGAATAATTATGAAAATATTGTAAAAGGATCAGTTCTGGGTGCTCTAGGAGCAGGATTTGCTGCCGCTTTATTAACAGTGGTTCTTCGAACTAAAGTTGACGCATTTCTTTTTACGGCTACCGAATTATATAAAGTACTTGAAGAACAAATGAGGGAACAACAACCAATTTAAGTATTAAAAGCCGTCAAAAAATTTGACGGCTTTTAATGGTTTTTAGAATGATATCTTATATTCTTATTTTTAAGTATATAATTCATCACTTCCTGCAGATCCTGTTCAAAATCTTTATCACCATTTTTAGGAATAAAAAATTTATCAGGCTTTTTTTCTTTAGTATAATAAAATAAATAATTTTGTTTTGTGGACACAATAGTTAAGTGATGATCTAGCGGTATTTGTTGTTGGACTTTACCTATTAAAAGCTCGTTGGATTTTTTATCTAAAATAACTTGCTGCATTGAATTATTCCCATGAGAAAATTTATAAAATAATTTTTTACCACTATTTTTAAAATTAGCAATCATAGCAAAGTGGGAAGCTGTCCCAATGATGATCAAAAACAAAACCGAAGCAAGGATCTCTATTACATGAAATGCAGTAAGTGCAGCGCTACTCTCTATACTTATTTCATTGGATATTCTTAAATAAATATAATAAGCCACCGATATTAAGAAAACGACCCCGAGTTGTATCCAATATAACAGTCTGCTTATCGGCATATACTTTACTAATTCAATATAGTCTTTTTTAGTAGTTTGAAATTCTAATGTGGCGATATTATTATTCATTACACCCCTTCTCTCTAATAAAGATATTACATAAGTGTAAGGTATATAAGCATAAATTCAAAGAGCCTGTTGATTTAATTAATGCGATAGATCATTTTCACCTTGATTTAAATAGCCTCTAGTAATACGAAATAATTTCTCACACGAAAAGGTCGTTTTCTATCTACAGCAGACCTATCTCTGAATCTTTCACAAGGATATCTTATCTACTTGAAACGATCAACCTTGCTTAGCCTCCCCTTAACTATCAAAAACGATGGTTCCTGAAAGGATTAAGAAGAAGATGAGAATCTTCTTCTTTTTTATGTCAAAACTCATTTCAAAAGCAATCTATCATAAAGGGTAGTTATAAATGATTTATGATAGAAAAAGTTAACTTCAAAAACACAACACAATATAAATTATGTTGTATTAGAATGAAGTGAGAATAAGAAAAGGTATCATAATGCAACATAATTTATCACGTCTGTTGATTAGCTAGTTTTTTCCAACTAAATATAGAAAGAAAACACCAATTCTGATACGATGTTAAGCGACCAAACCCACATCACAGAAAGGTGTTTTCTATGAACCAGTTTAGCACAATTTCCGCTTTATTTGATCATTTAATTTCAACAGATTCATTTCGCTCTTTACTCGAGAAGCATAATTATACTGATGTTTCTCGTAAATTCAGTGTGAGAGATCTCATTGATTTTCTTATGGCCGCAGCGCTTGAAAAATGGGATGGTTATCGTGACGGTGCGGACAAGATGAGTTCTCTTCAATTGAACGCTGTTCATTATTCAACGATTAGTAAAAAGATCGCTGAAGTCCCTTATGAATTGGCGAAGGACCTATTTCATCTGCTTGTCAGCCAGTGTAATCGCGCTCAAAGCCGATCAAAAATGCGTTATTACTGATCGATTCCACTACGGTTACCGTTGGCAAATCAAGGCTGCCCTGGGCACCTTATCATGGCGAGCGATCAGGGATTAAGCTCCATGTCGCTTATACACCTGTCACAGAGATGCCTTTTCAAGTAAAGGAAACAACAGGGTTGGTCCATGATGGACCTGCCGGTATTTCACTGGCGGATTCAGACTTTATTCTTGTGCAGGACCGAGCGTATGGCAAGCACAAACAACTCGATGTGCACGAAGCAAATGGACAGCGCTTTGTGATTCGCTTAAAAGACAATATTGAGTTTCACAGACCTTATTCTCTTCAGCGTTTTTCACCGGCGGCATCTAATGTAACAGGTGATATTACCTGTCGTCTTGGAACTAAGCAATCCCGGACAGAGAACCGGTTCAGAGTCGTTTCATTTACTGACCGTGAAGGTCATCTGATGCATATTGCGACCAACGTAACGGAACTTTCCGCTGAAGAAATTGCAGGGATGTATCAGACTCGATGGAAGATTGAATCTTTCTTTCAATGGATCAAAGGACAACTGAATGTCCCGACTTTATTTGGAAAATCACAAAACGCAGTCTTTTCTCAGCTGTTTGTCGCTCTGATCACTTATATTCTGATCAAATGGACCTTTGAAGAGATTAAAGTGAAAGCAACTAAAAGCTTGTCACAAAAGGGATTTAAGCGTTTATTTCTATGTGATGATTTACCGATTGACTGGCAGAACGCATTAGCTGAATGGCTTTATCGACTGAAAGATGAGGTCTATTTGGGAAACCTAAATTTTGGCTAATCAACAGACGTGCGATTGAAAGACTCTTCGCATTACTCATTCGTCTCCTTTATTACTTTAGATTTCAGATCAGCAGTTAATGACTCAAACCCAGCTAAATAACTGTATTTAGTCCTTTACCATTCACCCTGATCATTCTTTATTACTTCCATTTGTTCAGTAGCAACACTTTGATTATCAGGATGCTCATAGACAATTTCATAAAAATAACGTTCGTCGTTTGCTTTCCACTCAGTCAAAGTATAATTTTCAATAGCTAAGTCATTTACAGCTCCCTCTTTTGGATCTAGTGCATTAGTACTTTGATCAATCAGTTCCAACATAGTGGATTGATCTTTTTGTAATGATGCATTTAACCACTCTACAGCTATATTAGAAGGGCTTTCTCTTTCACTGTTACTACAAGCTGCAGTAGTAGCAAAGACAAATATCCACCCAAGACTTATTATTGTTTTCTTCATACATAAACCCCCGATTTCAGTCGGGGGTCAACAATCTCTATTTTTATCTAACCAATCGCAATCATCCGCTCGATCGCCAGCTTCGCCTGATCAGCTGTTTCTTTATCGACTGTGATGACATGCTGATTTTCCTTCAGTGCGTCCAGCACTTTCTCAAGGGTGATCATTTTCATAAACGGACAGATGGCCTGTTCGTTTGCTGCGATGAAGCGCTTATCCGGGTTCTGCTTTTGCATCTGATGGATGATGCCAACTTCTGTTGCGATGACGAATTCGGATGCATCAGCGTTTTTCGAGTGCTTCAGCATATTTCCTGTTGAAAGGATATGCGTTTTTTCTTTTGGAAGCATGCCTTCTGAAAGCTGGTACATGCTTGATGTGGAGCAGCCACATTCAGGATGTACCAGGAGATCGGCATCCGGGTGCTGTGCCATTACTTCATCGACGTGACCTGGCTGAATGCCTGCGTGGACATGGCATTCGCCCATCCAGATCTGCATGTTGTCACGACCGGTTTC
This region of Jeotgalibacillus malaysiensis genomic DNA includes:
- a CDS encoding UBA/THIF-type NAD/FAD binding protein; the protein is MKEMIFPLPDGRKLLIRPEALEKMRKYRQLQKKDTEAGGILIGRILFESNDFIIDNVSEPMFSDIRKRAYFKRKPAAHQAYFDTEWAASDGRCFYLGEWHTHPETIPHPSIVDMTDWNRIMNLSFESDYLFFVIVGTQGTKVWGADRDNERIIELRGEKNYE
- a CDS encoding transposase; the encoded protein is MPFQVKETTGLVHDGPAGISLADSDFILVQDRAYGKHKQLDVHEANGQRFVIRLKDNIEFHRPYSLQRFSPAASNVTGDITCRLGTKQSRTENRFRVVSFTDREGHLMHIATNVTELSAEEIAGMYQTRWKIESFFQWIKGQLNVPTLFGKSQNAVFSQLFVALITYILIKWTFEEIKVKATKSLSQKGFKRLFLCDDLPIDWQNALAEWLYRLKDEVYLGNLNFG